A window from Listeria seeligeri serovar 1/2b str. SLCC3954 encodes these proteins:
- a CDS encoding DedA family protein, which yields METWITSIMADFGYIGIFLLIMVENLFPPIPSEIILTFGGFMTTVSSLNVVMVIIVATLGSVVGAILLYKVASYFGKERLTKIVLKHGRILRLKESDIERAENFFLKYGSWAVFLCRMIPLIRSLISIPAGMTQMKMSRFLVLTTAGSLLWNTILIGLGAFLGESWNEIVVFMDSFSTIIYGIIAVIVVVGLGFFFRVRFKKTLDEE from the coding sequence TTGGAAACATGGATTACAAGTATTATGGCTGATTTTGGCTATATTGGTATTTTTTTATTGATTATGGTTGAAAACTTGTTTCCACCGATTCCCTCTGAGATTATCTTAACTTTTGGTGGATTTATGACGACTGTTTCATCGCTAAACGTAGTGATGGTGATTATTGTAGCAACACTGGGTTCGGTCGTTGGGGCTATTTTGCTGTATAAAGTAGCTTCGTATTTTGGTAAAGAGCGACTGACAAAAATCGTTTTAAAGCATGGGCGAATTTTGCGATTAAAGGAATCAGATATTGAACGTGCAGAAAATTTCTTTTTGAAATATGGAAGTTGGGCGGTATTTTTATGCCGGATGATTCCACTTATACGAAGCTTGATTTCGATTCCAGCTGGGATGACACAGATGAAAATGTCACGATTCTTAGTCTTGACGACGGCGGGAAGCTTGCTGTGGAATACAATTTTAATTGGACTAGGTGCTTTTCTAGGCGAGTCTTGGAATGAAATTGTTGTGTTCATGGATAGTTTTTCGACGATTATTTATGGCATAATAGCTGTAATTGTAGTTGTGGGCTTAGGGTTCTTTTTCCGAGTACGCTTCAAAAAAACATTAGATGAAGAATAA
- a CDS encoding PhzF family phenazine biosynthesis protein produces the protein MRCAVLRVDAFTTIPGQGNPAGVVLAGDTYSTDEMQKIAKKVGFNETVFICKSGLAAMKLRYFTPGFETPLCGHATMGAIFALLNGNDDQQLEIETGAGVLQINYEAKNPKITMHQATPKFINFNGDKEALCHSMNIKIEDLHPELPIQYGNTGSWTLILPVKNEQVLDQMKPDAAQFPIILKEIPKSSVHPFAIISEEESIFSARHFSSPFAETKEDSVTGTASGVMGAYSLNHIYLEEEIKDITVYQGRHVNREGRVFVHIEKDKIGAQEVSISGTACFNGKFEVEIEET, from the coding sequence ATGAGATGTGCGGTTTTGAGGGTAGACGCATTCACTACAATCCCTGGGCAAGGAAATCCAGCAGGAGTTGTTTTAGCTGGAGACACTTATAGTACAGATGAAATGCAAAAAATCGCCAAAAAAGTTGGTTTTAATGAGACTGTCTTTATTTGTAAAAGTGGGCTTGCTGCAATGAAATTACGATATTTTACACCAGGGTTTGAAACACCACTTTGCGGTCATGCTACTATGGGAGCTATCTTTGCGCTATTAAATGGAAATGACGACCAACAACTTGAGATTGAAACCGGTGCTGGCGTTTTACAGATTAACTATGAAGCAAAGAACCCAAAAATTACGATGCACCAAGCGACACCAAAATTCATTAATTTCAATGGAGATAAAGAAGCACTTTGCCATAGCATGAATATTAAAATAGAAGATCTACATCCAGAATTGCCCATTCAATATGGTAATACTGGATCGTGGACATTGATATTACCAGTTAAAAATGAGCAGGTTTTAGACCAAATGAAGCCTGATGCAGCTCAATTTCCAATAATTTTAAAAGAAATTCCTAAATCGTCGGTTCATCCGTTTGCCATTATTTCCGAAGAAGAAAGTATATTTTCTGCCAGACATTTTTCTTCCCCATTTGCTGAAACTAAAGAAGATTCTGTTACTGGAACTGCATCGGGTGTGATGGGGGCTTATTCGTTAAATCATATTTATCTAGAGGAGGAAATTAAAGATATCACGGTTTACCAAGGACGACATGTTAATCGTGAGGGTAGGGTTTTCGTTCATATTGAGAAAGATAAGATAGGTGCTCAGGAAGTAAGTATTTCTGGGACAGCTTGTTTTAATGGGAAATTTGAAGTGGAAATAGAAGAAACTTAA
- a CDS encoding phosphohexomutase domain-containing protein gives MNQSETKALEALQNGSDIRGIAIATEKNQITLTDERVEKIAYGFAKWLKEEKQVEGQAKVAIGHDSRLSAERLKAALIKGLVFADIDVVDVGLATTPAMFMATQYEGYNCDAGIMITASHLPFMYNGLKLFTKSGGAEHEDIDYIVAHADASFIENGTNSGKITKADLLTTYAADLTTKIRAGITDAEDKLKPLQGSHIIVDAGNGAGGFFAEQVLAELGADISGSQFLEPDGNFPNHIPNPDNEAAMASLKTAVLASGADLGVIFDTDVDRAAIMDKHGESLNRNPLIAVISSIILEEKPGTTIVTDSTTSGHLEAFIEAKGGKQHRFKRGYRNVINEALRLNREGTPSEIAIEVSGHAALKENYFLDDGAYLIAKILMIYASLRKNGQDLPDLIANLKEPAESEEIRLSITASDFKTYGQEVLTDFRKFVEADADMSLEPINQEGIRVNTSGELGEGWFLLRMSLHEPVMPMNLESDEVGGIQKVKDRLAGFFATKANLEI, from the coding sequence ATGAACCAATCAGAAACGAAAGCGTTAGAAGCACTGCAAAACGGATCAGACATACGTGGAATTGCGATTGCTACGGAAAAAAATCAGATTACGCTGACAGATGAACGTGTAGAAAAGATTGCTTATGGATTTGCGAAATGGCTAAAAGAAGAAAAACAGGTGGAAGGTCAAGCAAAAGTGGCAATTGGTCATGACAGCAGACTTTCGGCCGAACGTTTAAAAGCTGCACTCATAAAAGGACTTGTTTTTGCGGATATAGACGTTGTTGATGTCGGACTTGCAACTACGCCAGCGATGTTTATGGCGACACAGTACGAAGGTTATAACTGTGATGCGGGTATTATGATTACAGCAAGTCACTTACCTTTTATGTATAATGGACTAAAATTATTTACAAAATCTGGTGGCGCCGAGCATGAAGATATTGACTACATTGTGGCACATGCAGATGCATCATTTATAGAAAATGGCACCAATTCTGGGAAAATCACAAAAGCCGATTTACTCACTACATATGCAGCTGACTTAACCACTAAAATTAGAGCTGGAATTACAGATGCAGAAGATAAATTGAAACCGCTACAAGGCAGTCATATTATTGTAGATGCTGGAAATGGGGCAGGTGGTTTCTTCGCAGAGCAAGTATTAGCTGAACTTGGAGCTGATATTTCTGGAAGCCAATTTTTGGAGCCGGATGGTAATTTTCCTAATCATATTCCTAATCCTGATAATGAAGCAGCAATGGCAAGTTTGAAGACAGCAGTTCTTGCAAGCGGGGCGGATTTGGGTGTGATTTTTGATACCGATGTGGACCGAGCTGCAATCATGGACAAACACGGCGAAAGTTTAAACCGTAACCCATTAATTGCCGTTATTTCTAGCATTATTTTAGAAGAAAAACCAGGAACGACGATTGTGACAGACTCAACTACTTCCGGTCATTTAGAAGCTTTTATTGAAGCAAAAGGTGGAAAACAGCATCGTTTTAAACGTGGTTACCGAAATGTAATCAATGAGGCGCTTCGACTAAATAGAGAAGGAACCCCATCTGAAATCGCCATTGAAGTAAGTGGACATGCGGCATTAAAAGAAAACTATTTCCTAGATGACGGCGCTTATTTAATCGCTAAAATTTTAATGATCTATGCAAGTTTACGTAAAAATGGTCAAGACTTGCCGGATTTAATAGCGAACTTAAAAGAACCAGCAGAAAGTGAAGAAATTCGATTGAGTATCACAGCTTCAGATTTTAAAACTTATGGGCAAGAAGTGTTGACTGATTTCCGGAAATTTGTGGAAGCGGATGCGGATATGTCCCTTGAACCCATTAATCAAGAAGGCATTCGAGTGAATACAAGCGGCGAACTTGGCGAAGGTTGGTTTTTACTCCGCATGAGCTTACATGAACCTGTCATGCCAATGAATTTAGAGAGCGATGAAGTTGGCGGGATTCAAAAAGTGAAAGACCGATTGGCTGGATTTTTTGCAACGAAAGCTAATTTAGAAATTTAA
- a CDS encoding carboxymuconolactone decarboxylase family protein, protein MKVSKSFEVFAKEAPEVQAAWMETVQKLDAASKLDKKTEELAYIAVMAAVRLESGIPFHVKMAKSNGATRDEIISAILVGLPAVGNIVTTSLPAAIEAYDEE, encoded by the coding sequence ATGAAAGTAAGTAAATCATTTGAAGTATTTGCAAAAGAAGCTCCCGAAGTTCAAGCGGCTTGGATGGAAACGGTGCAAAAGTTAGATGCCGCAAGTAAGCTTGATAAAAAAACCGAGGAACTTGCCTACATCGCTGTTATGGCTGCCGTAAGACTTGAAAGCGGCATCCCATTTCATGTCAAAATGGCAAAATCTAACGGAGCAACTAGAGATGAAATTATTAGCGCCATTCTTGTTGGCTTACCAGCTGTTGGTAACATAGTAACAACCTCTTTACCGGCTGCAATTGAAGCCTATGATGAAGAATAA
- a CDS encoding putative RNA methyltransferase has product MLSKMEINKQAIIQNISLLACPICAGPFHFEEPNGFICSENHQFDVAKPGYLHLLKQAHKTKYDQALFESRKKVIASGFFEPLMKRVAEIITTSTAEELVVYDAGCGEGSHLAHVVQSLQNNGKKVHAAGLDIAKEGVKQAARDYPGIVWEVADLANCPNQTGTADVILNILSPSNYEEFKRLLLDEGFLLKVVPEANYLRELREFIYLDEKSTYSNDSVTSRLAERLTVENVEQITYMAPIAKDLFADFLEMTPLGWHISEEKKAELLINPPEALTVDLQIIIAKKRNVS; this is encoded by the coding sequence GTGTTATCAAAAATGGAGATTAATAAGCAAGCCATCATCCAAAATATCTCACTTTTAGCTTGTCCGATTTGTGCAGGTCCCTTTCATTTTGAGGAACCAAACGGATTTATTTGTTCAGAAAATCATCAATTTGATGTTGCTAAGCCGGGGTATTTGCATTTACTGAAACAAGCTCATAAAACCAAATACGATCAAGCCCTTTTTGAATCAAGAAAAAAAGTGATTGCAAGTGGCTTTTTTGAACCGTTAATGAAACGGGTTGCCGAAATTATCACTACATCAACTGCGGAAGAATTGGTTGTATATGATGCGGGATGCGGTGAAGGAAGCCATTTGGCACACGTAGTACAATCACTTCAAAATAATGGGAAAAAAGTTCACGCTGCGGGACTGGATATTGCCAAAGAAGGTGTGAAACAAGCAGCACGGGATTATCCGGGAATAGTTTGGGAAGTAGCTGATTTAGCTAATTGTCCCAATCAAACGGGTACAGCTGATGTTATTTTGAACATTCTATCGCCATCAAATTATGAAGAATTTAAACGATTACTTTTGGATGAAGGCTTTTTGCTTAAAGTAGTGCCAGAAGCAAACTATTTACGAGAATTGCGCGAATTTATTTATCTAGATGAAAAAAGTACTTATTCCAATGATTCAGTTACGTCGCGTTTAGCAGAAAGGCTAACCGTAGAAAATGTCGAACAAATCACATATATGGCACCAATTGCGAAAGATTTATTTGCCGATTTTTTAGAAATGACGCCTCTTGGTTGGCATATTTCCGAGGAGAAAAAAGCTGAACTGCTCATCAATCCGCCAGAAGCACTAACGGTCGATTTACAAATTATTATTGCGAAAAAACGAAATGTTTCTTAA
- a CDS encoding VOC family protein: MIKKIGQVMLYVEDQAAVRDFWVEKLDFVVVSEEVVNGEIQWIEIAPTKDVGTTFVLQNKKKVAEMNPDMNLGTPSILLFGENIAELYEEYKNKGITVGELVDLPMGRVFNFADNEGNYFAICEK; this comes from the coding sequence ATGATTAAAAAGATTGGTCAAGTAATGTTATATGTGGAAGATCAAGCAGCTGTGAGAGATTTTTGGGTCGAAAAATTGGATTTTGTAGTTGTTTCAGAGGAAGTAGTAAATGGCGAAATTCAGTGGATTGAAATTGCTCCAACAAAAGATGTCGGAACTACTTTTGTACTTCAAAATAAAAAGAAAGTTGCTGAAATGAATCCAGATATGAACCTCGGCACACCATCCATTTTACTTTTTGGAGAAAACATTGCGGAACTGTATGAAGAATATAAAAATAAAGGAATCACTGTTGGGGAGTTAGTTGATTTGCCAATGGGGCGCGTTTTTAATTTTGCGGATAATGAAGGAAATTATTTTGCGATTTGTGAGAAATAG
- a CDS encoding ABC-F family ATP-binding cassette domain-containing protein: MKQLKVENLTKTYGEKSLFENISLTITEGERIGLIGVNGTGKSTLLQIISGSESGDKGTVTKAKDYTIGYLAQDPVFNEEDTVLSAVFDGDTAALRAMRKYEEVLLAMSLDSENTKLHDAYTAASQEMDASAAWDMNTDAKTILERLGITDLTAKISELSGGQRKRVGLAQVLIETPDLLILDEPTNHLDFQSIRWLEEYLNRFKGAVLLVTHDRYFLDRVTNHMVELDRGSAYRYVGNYEKFMESKAIRMENEVRESEKNKNLYRKELAWMRRGPQGRATKQNARQDRFHDLEKKVKTKTDDSELAIDFVTSRLGKDVFELKNLEKRFDEKQVLQDFSLIIQPGERLGITGNNGTGKSTLLNMLAGKLAPDAGEVITGQTVQIGYYTQQNEEMDPDMRMIAYLQEAGEQVTTSGGEVISVSAMLERFLFPPNSHGKKIGSLSGGEKRRLFLLRILMERPNVLLLDEPTNDLDTQTLTVLEDYLESFNGTVITVSHDRYFLDKVVNKLLVFRAIGEVEIFYGEYSDYLAEFEAKGKPAKSMKKMANTSAEKPAPEKKEKVKLTYQEQLEWDGIEEAISKLELELESLNKTLEQTGADFTKAADISENITAKEVELEQMMERWEFLSQYAE, from the coding sequence ATGAAACAATTAAAAGTAGAAAATTTAACGAAAACATACGGCGAAAAAAGCCTATTTGAAAATATCTCGCTAACGATTACAGAAGGCGAACGGATTGGTTTAATTGGTGTGAATGGCACTGGGAAATCAACCTTGCTGCAAATTATCTCTGGGAGCGAATCTGGTGATAAAGGAACGGTTACGAAAGCGAAAGATTACACGATTGGTTACTTAGCACAAGACCCAGTTTTTAACGAGGAAGATACAGTTCTTTCTGCTGTGTTTGACGGTGATACTGCGGCGCTTCGAGCAATGCGTAAATATGAAGAAGTGTTACTCGCGATGTCGCTGGATTCCGAAAACACTAAACTTCACGATGCCTATACCGCAGCAAGTCAAGAAATGGATGCGAGTGCAGCTTGGGACATGAATACCGATGCAAAAACAATTTTAGAAAGACTGGGCATTACCGATTTAACTGCTAAAATTAGTGAGCTTTCTGGTGGCCAACGAAAACGTGTCGGACTTGCGCAAGTTTTAATTGAAACGCCTGATTTGCTTATTTTAGATGAGCCAACCAACCACTTGGATTTTCAGTCGATTCGTTGGTTAGAAGAATATTTGAATCGCTTCAAGGGCGCGGTACTGCTTGTAACCCATGATCGTTACTTCCTTGACCGTGTTACGAATCATATGGTCGAACTTGACCGTGGTTCTGCTTACCGTTACGTTGGGAATTATGAAAAATTCATGGAATCAAAAGCAATCCGAATGGAAAATGAAGTCCGTGAATCCGAGAAAAATAAAAATCTCTATCGAAAAGAACTTGCTTGGATGCGCCGTGGCCCACAAGGTCGTGCAACAAAACAAAATGCAAGACAAGACCGTTTCCACGATTTAGAGAAAAAAGTAAAAACTAAAACAGATGATTCTGAGCTAGCGATTGATTTTGTCACTAGTCGCCTTGGAAAAGATGTCTTTGAACTTAAAAACTTAGAAAAACGCTTTGATGAAAAACAAGTGTTGCAAGACTTTAGTTTAATTATACAACCGGGTGAACGCCTTGGAATTACTGGTAATAATGGAACAGGGAAATCCACATTACTCAATATGCTTGCTGGCAAACTAGCACCAGATGCAGGGGAAGTCATTACCGGGCAAACAGTTCAAATTGGTTATTACACGCAACAAAATGAAGAAATGGATCCAGATATGCGGATGATTGCTTATTTACAAGAAGCAGGAGAACAAGTAACGACTTCTGGCGGGGAAGTAATCAGCGTAAGTGCCATGTTAGAACGATTTTTATTCCCACCAAACTCCCATGGAAAGAAAATTGGCAGTTTATCGGGTGGCGAAAAAAGACGTTTATTCTTGTTACGAATTTTGATGGAACGGCCAAATGTATTACTATTAGATGAACCAACCAATGATTTAGATACACAAACCCTCACAGTGCTAGAAGATTATTTGGAATCTTTCAATGGAACTGTAATTACCGTAAGTCACGATAGATACTTCTTAGACAAAGTGGTTAATAAATTACTCGTTTTCCGAGCAATTGGTGAAGTGGAAATTTTCTACGGGGAGTATAGCGATTATTTGGCGGAATTCGAAGCTAAAGGAAAACCAGCAAAATCAATGAAAAAAATGGCCAATACTTCTGCAGAAAAACCTGCTCCAGAGAAAAAAGAAAAAGTAAAACTAACCTACCAAGAACAGCTCGAGTGGGATGGAATTGAAGAAGCGATTAGCAAATTAGAACTAGAACTAGAATCCTTAAATAAAACCCTAGAACAAACCGGAGCCGATTTTACTAAAGCAGCAGATATCAGTGAAAATATCACCGCAAAAGAAGTAGAACTTGAACAAATGATGGAACGCTGGGAATTTTTATCACAATACGCGGAATAA
- a CDS encoding LapB repeat-containing protein, giving the protein MKLPRFILVFILGVTVASYLPVTAVNAESTTSQTTEIEKSSQKTNQIVKNENVQAGVKTYNDYFPDDNLAKAVSSALGETADTEVTESKLAQLTSLSCIQQGIKDSAGIEYLTGLVYLNMNSNQLKNLDVSSNIALTTLYCSNNQITTLDVSKNTALIKLYCSNNQLTDIALGNNLNLTTLYCPGNELVTIDVSKNTGLTTFLCDENKLTNIDISKNEVLTYFSVTNNQLVNLDVSKNIALSNLYCSDNQLANIDLNNAPALKYLHCDNNQLTSLDVGNLQSLVMLDCAGNKMKDLSNLIDSNLTSYNAIDQILEDTTQITNENKLVYTIPKDLLDKSGNLIQTIQPQNGGIYDAATRTITWNNLAVSGDVSYTFTSDDNLFSGTVTVPYAEKEAISISNDNEISYDMGTTKTEAAFLDDIHATVTPSSERLTSNFADVVDLTTAGDYLVTLKVAGSDVTKQVTVHVKKNIAPTIKLTSDDKISYVEGDTKTEAAFLADIHASVTPNNQTITSNFTNVVDFKTPGKYLVTLRTTGTNITKQVTVYVTKKPSKDTPITPVPPKKNPGKGNNGKANSDNYPEKKVNSKENGQNANNPALKVTTKELPKTGDSNLFGWTVIGFACIGFGALFLTKRKKKQTN; this is encoded by the coding sequence ATGAAACTTCCAAGATTTATATTAGTATTTATTTTAGGTGTGACTGTTGCTAGTTATTTACCTGTAACAGCAGTAAATGCAGAAAGTACAACTTCCCAAACGACAGAAATAGAAAAAAGTTCCCAAAAAACCAACCAAATTGTAAAAAATGAAAATGTTCAAGCCGGAGTTAAAACTTATAATGATTACTTTCCAGATGATAACTTGGCAAAAGCTGTATCAAGCGCACTTGGAGAAACGGCTGATACAGAAGTGACAGAAAGTAAATTGGCTCAACTAACGTCATTGTCTTGTATTCAGCAAGGAATAAAAGATAGTGCCGGAATAGAATATTTGACTGGATTAGTATATTTAAATATGAACAGTAATCAACTGAAAAATTTAGATGTAAGTAGTAATATAGCTTTAACTACACTTTATTGTTCTAACAATCAGATAACAACTTTAGATGTAAGTAAAAATACAGCATTAATTAAACTTTATTGTTCTAACAATCAATTAACTGATATAGCTTTAGGAAACAATCTGAATTTAACTACACTTTATTGTCCTGGTAATGAGTTAGTGACTATAGATGTAAGCAAAAATACAGGTTTGACTACTTTTTTATGTGATGAAAATAAACTAACTAATATTGATATAAGCAAAAATGAAGTTTTAACTTATTTTTCAGTAACGAATAATCAGCTTGTGAATTTGGATGTGAGTAAAAATATAGCGTTATCGAATCTTTATTGTTCTGATAATCAGTTGGCGAATATAGATTTAAATAATGCCCCTGCTTTAAAATATCTTCATTGTGATAATAATCAGCTAACGAGTTTAGATGTCGGTAACCTTCAATCACTAGTAATGCTTGATTGTGCTGGAAATAAAATGAAAGACCTAAGTAATTTAATAGATAGTAACCTTACGAGTTATAATGCGATTGATCAAATACTAGAGGATACTACACAAATTACGAATGAAAATAAACTTGTATATACTATTCCTAAAGATTTACTTGATAAAAGTGGTAACTTGATTCAAACAATCCAGCCACAAAATGGTGGTATTTATGATGCAGCGACGCGAACCATTACTTGGAATAACTTAGCGGTTAGTGGAGATGTAAGTTACACATTTACAAGTGACGATAATTTGTTTTCTGGAACCGTCACTGTCCCGTATGCGGAAAAAGAAGCAATTTCTATTTCAAATGATAACGAAATCAGCTATGATATGGGAACTACAAAAACAGAAGCCGCGTTTTTAGATGATATTCATGCAACTGTAACTCCTTCTAGTGAAAGGCTAACTAGTAATTTTGCGGATGTTGTGGACTTGACGACAGCTGGAGACTATCTAGTAACGTTAAAAGTAGCTGGATCTGATGTAACGAAACAAGTTACTGTGCATGTGAAGAAAAACATAGCGCCAACCATTAAATTAACTAGTGACGATAAAATCAGTTATGTGGAGGGCGACACCAAAACAGAAGCCGCATTTCTAGCCGATATTCATGCAAGTGTCACACCAAATAACCAAACTATTACAAGTAACTTCACTAATGTAGTAGATTTCAAAACTCCTGGTAAATACTTGGTTACATTACGCACGACAGGCACAAATATTACGAAACAGGTAACTGTCTACGTAACGAAAAAACCTAGCAAAGATACGCCAATCACACCTGTTCCACCGAAAAAGAATCCCGGAAAAGGGAATAACGGAAAAGCAAACTCAGATAACTATCCAGAAAAAAAGGTAAATAGTAAAGAAAATGGGCAAAATGCAAATAACCCTGCTTTAAAAGTAACTACAAAAGAGCTACCAAAAACAGGGGACAGTAATCTTTTTGGATGGACAGTAATAGGTTTTGCTTGTATAGGTTTTGGGGCATTATTCCTTACAAAACGTAAGAAAAAACAGACTAACTAA
- a CDS encoding dihydrofolate reductase — MIIFIWAQDRAGNIGKDNKMPWHLPGDLQFFKKTTTGKTLVMGRKTYESLGKALPNRKTIVLTRDTSLQLADADVIHSRDEVLALAKEQDEAIYIAGGAEIYRLFMDVADKLIVTKIDATFEADTAFPEVDWENFTEVSREPHDKDEKNKYGYTFYTYERN, encoded by the coding sequence ATGATTATTTTTATTTGGGCACAAGACCGCGCCGGAAATATTGGCAAAGATAACAAAATGCCGTGGCACTTACCAGGTGATTTACAATTTTTCAAAAAAACCACCACTGGAAAAACCCTTGTAATGGGTCGGAAAACTTATGAATCACTTGGAAAAGCGTTACCGAACAGAAAAACGATTGTCTTAACTCGTGATACTTCACTTCAATTAGCGGATGCTGATGTTATCCATTCGCGCGACGAAGTATTAGCTCTGGCAAAGGAACAAGATGAAGCGATTTATATTGCTGGTGGGGCTGAAATTTACCGATTATTTATGGACGTAGCAGATAAATTAATCGTAACGAAAATTGATGCTACGTTTGAAGCGGATACAGCATTTCCCGAAGTAGACTGGGAAAACTTTACGGAAGTATCGCGCGAGCCACATGATAAAGACGAAAAGAACAAGTACGGCTATACTTTTTATACGTATGAAAGAAATTAG
- a CDS encoding thymidylate synthase, producing the protein MKQYLDLEKYVLENGTQKGDRTGTGTISTFGYQMRFNLQDGFPIMTTKRVPFKLVVSELLWFLHGDTNIRYLLQHKNNIWNEWAFERFVKSADYKGEDMTNFGLRAESDPAFKEVYQAEMESFKIRILEDADFAKKYGELGNIYGKQWREWKTSQGETIDQLADVIELIKTNPNSRRLIVSAWNPEDVPNMALPPCHTLFQFYVADGKLSCQLYQRSADIFLGVPFNIASYALLTHLIARETGLDVGEFVHTMGDAHLYNNHIEQVKEQLSRTPHALPKLVLSDKPATIFDFDVADISLDGYNPDASIKAPISV; encoded by the coding sequence ATGAAACAATATTTGGATTTAGAAAAGTACGTTTTAGAGAACGGAACACAAAAAGGAGACCGCACTGGAACAGGAACAATCAGTACATTTGGCTACCAAATGCGCTTTAATTTGCAAGATGGTTTTCCAATTATGACAACAAAACGTGTACCATTTAAACTTGTAGTGAGTGAATTGCTCTGGTTTTTACATGGAGATACGAATATTCGCTACCTTTTACAACATAAAAATAATATTTGGAACGAATGGGCATTTGAACGTTTTGTTAAAAGCGCTGATTACAAAGGCGAAGATATGACGAATTTTGGCTTACGAGCAGAAAGCGATCCTGCTTTTAAAGAAGTATATCAAGCGGAAATGGAAAGTTTTAAAATCCGTATTTTAGAAGATGCTGATTTCGCGAAAAAATACGGTGAGCTGGGTAATATTTACGGGAAACAGTGGCGCGAATGGAAAACATCGCAAGGAGAAACGATTGACCAATTAGCAGATGTGATTGAGCTTATCAAAACAAACCCTAATTCGCGTCGATTGATTGTATCTGCTTGGAATCCAGAAGATGTGCCAAATATGGCTTTACCACCTTGTCATACGCTTTTTCAATTTTATGTAGCTGACGGGAAATTATCTTGCCAATTGTATCAACGTAGTGCCGATATTTTCTTAGGTGTACCGTTTAATATTGCTAGTTATGCACTGTTAACTCATTTAATTGCGCGGGAAACAGGGCTTGATGTGGGAGAGTTTGTGCATACAATGGGGGACGCTCATCTCTATAATAACCATATTGAACAAGTGAAGGAACAGCTTTCACGCACGCCTCATGCACTTCCAAAACTTGTTTTATCCGATAAACCAGCAACTATTTTTGATTTTGATGTAGCAGATATTTCGCTAGACGGTTATAATCCAGACGCATCTATTAAAGCACCAATTTCTGTATAA